A segment of the Gossypium hirsutum isolate 1008001.06 chromosome D10, Gossypium_hirsutum_v2.1, whole genome shotgun sequence genome:
AAAAAAGCTTACCTTTACGTCCACTAGAAATCAAGGACGAGGGGAGTCAATGAGGGATATAATACAGTTCGACGCAGCTTTTGATATAAGAATTTCCAGATTGGCGTTAGGACTAGTAGTTCAGGATCAGAAAGGTGTGATTAAAGCCTCAAAATCGATTCTTCATTCCAACATCTCATCTCCGTTAATTGCAGAGGCATGTGCATGTTTAGAAGCAACAAAGTTAGGCATCGAAATGGGTTTAGGCTCAGTTATATGGGGGATTCAAAAACAGTTATCAACAAATGTCAAACGACAGTTTGGGATAAATCGATTATTAGAGCGATTATTAAAGATATCCAGAGTAACAAATCTCACTTTCAAGAAATTGCCTTTAGGTTTATTCAAAGAATAGAGAATCTTCAAGCCCACAAACTAGCAAAGGATGCGTTAAAGAAAGGGGAAGAGCTGTACCTGGTGGGGGAGACGCTGAACTATAATGAAACTACTCTAGAAGAAAGATGGCCACAAAACCCAGACTGAAGAAAGATGTTAAAGGTGAAATGAAACGACAAAGATAGCAAATAGAgatagatttttttttggaagTTGCTATCCTCTGAACAGAACTGACGTTTTGACATGAAAAGTCGAAAATAATAATGGCGTCCAGGCTTTGATTTGGCTGAGAAATGACCGTTGgtttactttctcttattttctttagtatttattttatgtttatttcttaGTTAAATTTCAGTGGGCTTCTCACTTAAGATAAAAAGTGTAGTCCATGTTTTAATTTTCTGTCCATTCTAGCATAACTGAGCTCAATGTTTTTTGGGCTGTAGTATtggtttttctattaaaataataataccccagtcaatttatttaaatatatatataatactactatgatatagacattaaaaaaatataagatcactatatataaaattataatatataaaaatatataaatattaataaatattaaaataaaataattataaatatatttttttaaattaaaaattttgaatcaacCTAAAATGAAtctatattagattttttttttgaatggaGAATCTATATTAGTTATATACAAATATAAGGGGACgtgataaaattttaaacctataTTCTTAACCAAACCAAGTTTAGACAACCATATTATCCTTAAACCCGACCGTACTCCACAGCCTTTCGGTTCAGCCTCTACTCAATCCACTCAGTATAAACTAGTGGAATTTCTCTTTGTGAAATATTCACAAAATAGTCTGGAAATCTCTCTAATGTTCTGTTTTATTCAAaaatgttttgaataaaaaacaCACATTCGGAGCAATTTTCAAAATCAAcgtgatattttttaaaaatgtcttatcttcttttctttctaatttttcaATATTCTTCAGTAAACTCGGTAAACAGATTTTGAAACTTGTGTGTATTCCATTATTGTTTAAGATatgggtaaaagtatcataaaagTTGCTATaatagaaattatatttttttattaaaagaatatataaattaatttttatatgttagttcaaaaagtaaattaatttttttaataaaaaaaatttcactcATTTATATTATTGCTAATTACACATATTACtgtttaattattctttaatctaatgtatagagATTAAGTTGTTCATATTTTGAGTAAAGAGAGCAAAACGCAAATTCACGCTTAATTCAAAGACCTTCATTTGTATAACGaggaaaaatataattattttatagaaaaaaatgtaattatttaaaatgaaaattttacaccaaattaaaatttttagatcaTACTAcggaatgaatcaaaatttaagtgaaattttgaattatttggtgGTTAAAATTTACTAAAGAAAACTTTTATTTGTCAAGCATACCTCTGGAGAACAATGGACAGGGACTCTTCCCGGCGAAACCTCAATTGTTTATTGATGAAATCTTCGATTGTTGGTTGAAACTCTTCGTTACTCAGTTCGTCTTCTGGAAGCAATTCATCATCGATGTTTTCATTTTTTCGGCACTTCTTGCTCGCTGATCGTCGTAATTCCTTTTTCGCTTTCTCCTCTTTCTTTTTTACCGCCAACTTCTCCGACTTACTCCTTCTATACACTCCCGGATTATCCACTTCGGAGTCGGACTCCGATGGCCGCTCCATTTCTTCCCTCGTGCGAGAGCATTTCTTCACTTCAGAGATGATTTCCTTATCACGATCCTCATCTTCTTCTTGAGACTCCAATTTGGAACGATCCTCCTCAACATTTTTGGTAATTTCCTCGTAGAGTTTGGGATCTGCATTGTTAACGGTGGAGAAGATGCCAGACTTAGCAATGAGAATGGCGATGATGACGTTACAGACGAGGAAAACAAAGAGCGGACTCGCGATGACACCGCAGAGTTTTAGAACGAAGTCGCCGGAGATTTTGACGGCGAACGGCAGGCGCTCGAATGTCCATGCTAAAAACAGTAAAGCTATAAGCAATTCCAAAAAATGGAACACCTTCGCTGGGGCTCGAAGCCAATTGTACCTCTTCATCGCCTTAGCTTTCTCTTCTTTCACGCTATCGAAATCATACGAATCCATAATGACAACGAACGTTGAATGACCGAAAGAAACTTGAAACGTTTAGAATTTCCGTTTGGTTCCCTGGAAACTGATTTAAGTTTTTCCGGGAAAATGAATAAGAAAAATATGGAGAGAGAGTGGGTACGGATATGGAGTTAAATCATCTGAAACTTGGTCAAATGCTTCAATAGAATGATAAAGTCATGGAATTACAATTATTCTtagtgattttaattttttaaagaaaaaatattttactttaataaaatttctatgtagtactaaaaaatattaaaaaacaaaaacttattttctattatcatatttgtttttttcccataaatagaaagataatataCTTCAATACACTCAAACTCACATCCTCTTATATTGGAAACAATGTCCATACCAATTAAGTTAGAACTCAATCGACTACttatatatcatatttaaataaaagaattacaaATTACAAATTCAAAGATGAACACAtattcaataatattaaaatacaagtTTGTTATCACTCGACTTATATTCAtaacttatgtttttttaatagtttatgtaaaattttaaaaaaaaacttttcaaaatcaaactaaattatgtataaaaaaaacTAGGGTAACCTATCTAGGTCACTCTAAAATTATTTCATTCCTGTTTTGGTCGCTCTAAAATATTTCTGTCAAATATGGCATTGTCGTTAGTAAGTATTCTTGTTTTGGCATTGTTCCATTAAAACCCCAAATGGAAAGCTAACTAGGATGTCACGTATTGTTGATTGTTCTACCAATtgtatatataatgaaatatttcaaaaattaattataaaccttCGTTACCATCTTTAACCTTAAAatcaaaccctaaacccaaaaatcaTTAAACTCTAAACCCTATTACCATCCGACctacactcaaaatcaacctctAAATCCCAAAATCATTGAATCTTAAATCCCTATTATCATTCTTAACCCTAAAATCAAACCttaaattccaaaatcaataAACATTAAACCCCTTTCATCATCACATTTCATCAATACCCAAACAAATAGTTGGGATGTTAAGGAAAATCAAATAAATGCGATGATAAAGAGTGTTTAGGGTTTAATAATTGTGAGGTTTAGGGTTTGGTTTTAAGGATAATGATGATAAAAAGGTGTATGGCTTAATGGTTTAAGGGTTTAAGGATTGATTTTAGGGTTAAAGATTATaatatggtttaaggtttaatgaTTTAGAGGTTTAGAGTTTGATTTCAAGGTTAAGGATGGTATGTAACATCCAGATCTGACTAGTCTAAGTTGGCATGTAGGTATGAAGTAACCTATTGGCGAAGTGTTGTCCACCTAAATGTCTCTTTTTGGTGAATAGAATGGACGTATAGGAATTGTCAGGATTGTAAGTAAGGACTTTCTTTCAGAAATTTTGCTATACGAAGAGGAGGATTTTATTTCAGAGTATCGATGATATGAGCTATCGCCAAAGGTATAGTACGCTCAGTTAGTCTGAAGTATTGTGCTAGTTAAGTCGTAAGGAAATCTAGTTAGGAACCAATTGGATAAACTGATCTGATATTTATTATTAAGATCCTCATTTATGTTCTCTTTAGAAACTGTAAACCGTTAAGAAAGACAAACTCTAAATTCAAGTGGCACTTGTTGAATCTC
Coding sequences within it:
- the LOC107915325 gene encoding uncharacterized protein; its protein translation is MDSYDFDSVKEEKAKAMKRYNWLRAPAKVFHFLELLIALLFLAWTFERLPFAVKISGDFVLKLCGVIASPLFVFLVCNVIIAILIAKSGIFSTVNNADPKLYEEITKNVEEDRSKLESQEEDEDRDKEIISEVKKCSRTREEMERPSESDSEVDNPGVYRRSKSEKLAVKKKEEKAKKELRRSASKKCRKNENIDDELLPEDELSNEEFQPTIEDFINKQLRFRREESLSIVLQRYA